GGTGGCGATGTCTATCGCATAAAGCACTCAGACTCAGAGTGGCTGCTCCTTGAGAACCGACAGCAGAGAGGATGGGATGCTGGCGCACCTGGCAGCGGACTTGTCATTTATCATGTTTTTTACGATGGTTCTGTATGGCAGGGTAATAAAGTCAATACTGACAAAAACAAACGCCGTTTCCATCTTTTCAATGCCGATAACAGGGACTATGATGCATGGGATGACTATCTGAACGAAAAAGGCTTGGGAACCTATGCTAATACGGGTCACATGAACAGCCGCTATCTGAGCACGTCGCCATATCCATGGACTAACGAAACAACGTTGGCTGTGAACAACGAACTGACAGACTCGTCTGTTCCTGCAGCCAAGATGAACTATCCTAATGCTAAGGAAGAGCTGATGCTGTCAAAGCCCATCACCAATATTAGTGTCGATGACGACGGACTGGTGTCGTTTGACTTCATGGGGGGTGGGGTAGTAGGCCTGGCAGAGTCCGTTAAGGAGAACGCCTCTCGTGGCATAACAGCTACTTACGACATAAACGGACGTATCGCACAGCCTAAGGCCAGTGGCTTCTACATAGTCAGACAGGCCGACGGCACAGTGAGAAAACTCTTTATCAGATAAACACCTATTTATATTTAAATAAACTTTATATTTATTTTAATCAAAGTATTATGAGACTTATTATTGAACCTAATTATGATTTGATGTCACAGTGGGCAGCAAATTATGTGGTAGAACGTATCAACGCAGCCAAGCCAACAAAGGAGAAGCCTTTTGTACTGGGCCTGCCTACCGGCTCATCTCCAATCGGCATGTACCGTGCGTTGGTGAAAGCTTATCAGGAAGGTAAGGTATCGTTTAAGAACGTGCTTACTTTTAACATGGACGAGTATGTAGGACTGCCTGAGGAGCATCCTGAGAGCTATCACTCATTCATGTTCTCAAACCTGTTTAACCACATTGACTGCCCCAAAGAGAATATACATATCCTCAATGGTAATGCTAAAGACCTCGCTGCAGAATGCGCTCACTATGAGCAGATGATTGCAGAGGCAGGTGGCATAGACCTGTTCCTTGGCGGTATTGGTCCTGACGGACACATCGCTTTCAACGAACCAGGCTCATCACTTAGCAGCCGTACACGTCAGAAGACTCTGACCACTGACACCATCATCGCTAACTCACGTTTCTTCGACAACGACATCAACAAGGTGCCAAAGACTGCTCTTACCGTTGGCGTAGGCACCGTAATGGCAGCCAAGGAAGTGATGATCCTCGTTAATGGTCATGCTAAGTGCCGTGCTCTGCAGGCAGCTGTTGAAGGAAGCGTTAACCACATGTGGACAATCTCTGCCCTCCAGATGCATCAGCATGGCATCATCGTTGCCGACGATGCTGCATGTGAAGAGCTTAAGGTTGGCACATACCGCTACTTCAAGGATATCGAGCGTAACAACCTTCTGTAATAAGTGGAAAGTTTAGAGTGTAGAGTTTAGAGTTTGCTACCGCCCTTGATAAAGTCCTGCAGCGTTATCATGCTCTATCTCCCCGGCAGTAGCAAACTCTACACTCTACACTTTAATCTCTCAACTCTAATCTCTCAACTCTAAACTCTAAACTAAACATGTATTCACCTTATTTCGAACCGGAACTAGAAACAATGTCGCGCGACCAGCTGGAAGCACTCCAACTGTCGCGCCTACAGTCCACCGTGCGCCACTGCATGAACTCAGAGTTCTATCGTGAGCGCTTTAAGGAACTGGGCATAACTCCTGAGGACATTCGCACACTCGACGATGTGAAGCGACTGCCGTTTACAACAAAAGATGATCTGCGTGAGCACTATCCCTTCGGACTGGCATCAGTGCCTTTGAAGGATTGCGTGCGTCTGCACTCGTCAAGTGGTACCACTGGCAACCCCACCGTGGTGTTGCACACTCAGCGCGATCTCGATGAGTGGGCAAAGGCTGTCGCCCGTTGTCTGTGGATGGTCGGTTCGC
This region of Prevotella sp. E13-27 genomic DNA includes:
- the nagB gene encoding glucosamine-6-phosphate deaminase, translated to MRLIIEPNYDLMSQWAANYVVERINAAKPTKEKPFVLGLPTGSSPIGMYRALVKAYQEGKVSFKNVLTFNMDEYVGLPEEHPESYHSFMFSNLFNHIDCPKENIHILNGNAKDLAAECAHYEQMIAEAGGIDLFLGGIGPDGHIAFNEPGSSLSSRTRQKTLTTDTIIANSRFFDNDINKVPKTALTVGVGTVMAAKEVMILVNGHAKCRALQAAVEGSVNHMWTISALQMHQHGIIVADDAACEELKVGTYRYFKDIERNNLL